One part of the Gammaproteobacteria bacterium genome encodes these proteins:
- a CDS encoding GGDEF domain-containing protein codes for MNVAPFTAAYEELNQRFIKLVNDLSALRSLSGLSLHSSSQDELLRDAMRVLMEHNEFECCSLFLLDGDTLSCAGGLDWPDLLHRDP; via the coding sequence ATGAATGTCGCCCCGTTCACCGCCGCCTATGAAGAACTGAACCAGCGCTTCATCAAGCTGGTAAACGACCTGTCGGCGCTGCGCAGCCTCTCCGGGCTCAGCCTGCACAGCAGCAGCCAGGACGAGCTGCTGCGCGACGCCATGCGCGTCCTCATGGAGCACAACGAGTTCGAGTGCTGCTCCCTGTTCCTGCTCGACGGCGACACCCTGAGCTGTGCCGGTGGGCTGGACTGGCCGGACCTGCTGCACCGCGACCCGC